The sequence GGCCAGCGACTCGCCGGGGGAGGCCCCCGGGGTGCCCTGGGCGGCCGGGGCGGCCAGCACCGAGGTCAGCGGAACCGCCTGCGCGGAGTCCGCGGCGTCGACCCGGTGATTGATCTCGCTGCGTTCGTGGTACCGGCGCAGCTGCCAGTTGCCGAGCAGCACCATGATCACTGAGGCGACCACGGCCAGGGCGGCGGCGGCCAGCCAGCGGGGGGACAGCAGGAACCGGTACACCCCCCGAGGCTACCCGGCGAGGCGGCAGCCACCGCCGCAGCCGGGTACTGTGCGACTTCCGGCGGCCAATATCACGTGACCGCCGGTCCGCGAAACCCTCGGGGGAGACATTGATCAGCGCCCAGCCCCGTCTGGTCGTGAGCGCGCCGTCGTCCGGCCACGGCAAGACCGCGATAGCCGTCGGGCTGCTCGCCGCGATGGCGGCACGTGGCCTGCCCACGGCGGGTTTCAAGGTCGGCCCCGATCACACCGACGCGGCGTACCTCGGGCTGGCGGCCGGACGCCCGGGCCGCAACCTGGACCCCCGCCTGGTCGGCGCGCAACGCATCGCGCCGCTGTTCGGGCACGGCGCCTCCGGGGCGCAGCTGTCCGTCATCGAGGGCGCGATGGGCCTGTTCGACAGCCTCACCTGGCAGCCGGAGGTCGACGGCACCGCCGCGGTCGCGGCCACGCTGCGCGCGCCGGTGGCGCTGGTGGTGGACGTCGCCGCGATGGGCCACTCGCTCGCCGCGCTGGTGCACGGCTTCCGGATGTTCGACGAGATGGTGCACCTGGGTGGCGTGATCCTGAACCGGGTGGCCTCGCCGCGCCACGAGCAGATGCTGCGCAGCGCCCTGGACGACATCGGCATGCCGGTGCTGGGCGCGCTGCGCCGCGGTGACCTGCCGAACGTGCTGCCCTCCCGGGCACACGGCCTGGTGCCGGTCGCGCACCGTACCGTCGAGGCCGGCCGCGCCGTGCGCCGCCTCGGTGAGGCGGTCGCCCAGGCGCTCGACCTGGACCGGCTGATGGCCCTGGCCACCTCCGCCCCGCCGCTGCCGGGGCCGCTCTGGACGCCGGCCGAGGCGGCCGGCGAGCCGGCCGAGCTGCGCCCGGTCGTTGCGCTCGCGGGTGGTCCGGGTGCTCCTTACACGTACGTGGAAACCGCCGAACTGCTCACCGCCGCCGGCGCCGACGTGGTGGTGGTCGACCCGCTCCGCGACGAGTCGCTGCCGCCGGGCACCCGGGCGCTGATCGTCGGTTCCGGACTGCCCGAGGGGTATGCCGAGGAGCTTTCCGCCAACCACCGGCTCTGCTCCGACGTGGCACGGTTCGCCCGGGACGGGTGGCCGGTGGTCGCCGAGGGGGTGGCGCTGCCCTGGCTCGGCCGTGAGCTCGACGGTCGGCCGATGTGCGGAGTGCTGGACATCACCGGCGTCACCGGGGAGCAGACCGTCGCCGGGTACCGCGAGGCGACCGCGCCGGGCACGTCGGTGCTGGCCCCGGCCGGCGCCCGGATCACCGGGTACAAGCAGCACCGCGCGGTCGTGACGCCGCGGGCCGGCGCCGCGCCCGCGTGGACCTGGTCGGGAGGCAACCCGGAGGGTTTCGTCTGGCGCCAGGTGCACGCCTCACAGCTGGGGCTGCACTGGGCGGCCGCGCCGGAGATCGCCAAGCGCCTGGTCGCGGCCGCGATCACCGGCCCGGGGAAGCCGGGCGGTCATGGCCCGCAGCCGGGCGGTCATGGCCCGCAGGTGGACGGTCACGGCGTGCCGGTCGGCGGTCGCGGGCCGCAGGCCGGCGGGCACGGCTCGCAGAGCGGCGGTCCGACGCCACAGATGCCCGGTGCGCCGGCGCAGCCGGTGCCGATGAGGCCGCCGGTGTCCGTTTCGGCGCAGGGGATGCCCGGCTCGGAGCCGGCTCCGGCGGGGTACTTCGATCCGGAGTTCACCGGCCATCCCGCACCGGAGTTCGCTCCGGCCGGGTATTCCGGACCCGGCCCGGTCGCGGCGGGCGCGCCGGGCGGCGGCCCGGCCGCAGCGCCCAGCTTCGGCGCGGTGCCGGGGGACGGGCGAGGCCCGGGACCGGTGCCGCCCGGGATGCCCGGGTTCGACCGGGTGCCGATGGACGCTCAGGGTTCCGGTGCGGTGCCGGGGTTCGGTGGCGTGCCGATGGACGCTCAGGGTTCCGGTGGGGTGCCGGGGTTCGGTGGCGTGCCGGTGGATGCGCATGGTTCCGGGCCGCTGCCCGGTGGGGCGCCCGGGTTCGACCGGGTGCCGATGGATGCCCCGGGTTCGGGTGGGGTGCCGGGGTTCGGTGGCGTGCCGGCGGATGGGCACGGTCCGGGCCCGCTGCCGCCCGGGATGTCCGGTGGCGGCGCGCGGGTGACCGCGAACGGCCCCACGTCCGGGCCGATGTCCGGCTCCGTCTCCGGTCCGATCCCCGGCGCCGTCTCCGGCCCGCTGCCGGACGAACTGCCGCCCGCCGACCCGGCGCCGACCACCGGCCCGGTGCCCGGGATGTTCCCGCCCGGCGTCCCGGCGCCGGGCATGGGGGCGCCGCACAGCACGGCACACGGTCCGATGGCGTTGCCCGCCGGTCCGGGGCCCGGGCCGGCGTCCGGCAACGGGCCGGTCCACCCGCGCCCGGGTTCCAATATGCCGAACGTGGGCCCGGTTCACGGATCCGCCAACCCCGGCCCGGTGCACGGCCCGCACGGCCCCGGCCCGGCGGGGCGGGCGCACGGCGCAGGCCCGCCGCAGGGACCGCGTGGCGCGGGCCCGGGACAGGCGCCGCACGGCATGGGCCCGGGTCAGGGCCCGCCCGGGCTGGGCCAGGGCTCGCCCGGCGTGGGCGCGGGTCACGGGACACCCGGCGTCGGCCCGGCTGGGCACGCGGTGTCGGGCGCTGGCTCGGCCGGGCACGGGATGCCGGGCGCTGGGCCGGCCGGGTCCGGGACGCCCGGCGCCGGCCCGGGACGGGATGCGGACGACCGCCCGACCTCCGACATCCCGGTGTCCTCCTGAGCGTGGCCGGCGACCGTGGCCGGCTGCCGCGGCAGGCTGACCGTGGCCGGCTGCCGCGGCAGGCTGACCGTGGCCGGCTGCCGCGGCAGGCTGACCGTGGCCGGCTGCCGCGACAGGCCGACCGTGGCCGGCCGCTGCGGCAGGCTGACCGCGGCGGGCTGAGCGTGGCCGGCGGGTGTTGTCCCCGGCGGATGACCGATTGACCGATTCCGGCGGGTACGGCCGTCGCCCGTCGCGTCCGGCCGTCGCCCCTCCGGCACCGCCCGGACGGCTGCGCCGCGCCCGCGCCGCGCCACCCGCCCGGCCAGTGCCCCGGGGCGGCCCATCGGGAGCCGCCCAGCGACCCGGAACGGCGTCCGGCGGTCCGGAACCGTCGTATCCACCTCGTACCGTGGGAGCACGACAACCGAAGGAGGACGACCGTGGCCGCTCGCCTGCCGCTGGATCTGGACCCGCCGGTTCGTCAGCTCAGGGCACTGCTGCTGGGGGTCGACGACCGCGAGCTGATCGCCCCGACGCCCTGTCCCGGCTGGTCCGTGGCGACCCTTCTCGATCATCTGATGAGCCTCGCCGAGGCGTTCACCGAGGCGGCCCGCCGGGGCGCTGACGCGGGTGGTGACCGCCCGCCGCGCCCGCCGTCGGCGGCACACCTGTCGCCGCACTGGCGCAGCCGCCTGCCGGTCCGGCTGGAGGAGCTGGCCACCGCCTGGCACGCCCCGGTCGCCTGGCGCGGTCTGGCCCGGGCCGGCGGGATCACCATGCCGGCTCCCGAGATGGGCGTGGTGGCCGCCAACGAGCTGGTCATGCACGGCTGGGATCTGGCCCGGGCCACCGGCCAGGATTTCGCCGTCGACCCCCGTGTCCTGGCCGCGCTGGTCCCGTTCCTGTCGGCCGCCCCGGCCGAGGGCACCCCGGGTTTCCTCGGCCCGCGGGTGCCGATCGACCCGGAGGAGGACGAGTGGCCCCGCGCGCTGGGTCTGGCCGGCCGCGATCCCGCCTGGCGACCACCCCGCAGCCACGACGTGCCCACCGTCCGCCGGGGGAGCCGGGAGCAGCCACCCGCGGCACGTCGCGCCTGATCGGTCTGCCCACCGGGCGGCGGGCCGCTGTGAACGGCGACGGGCGGACGGGCCCGGAATCGGGTCTGCGGCGCGCGGGAAGGGGCGACGACTAGCGGCCATGATCACCGCCGGAACCGATGCCACCGTACGGTCGGCTCGCTGGTCCTTCCTTGGACAACGCTCGGCTCCCGCACGGCGGGTCTGGTGGCTCCGGGGTCCGGGCTGGGCGTCTGGCGCGAGCATCCTCACCGCTGCCGAGGTTCCGGTGTCGGCCGCGGGAAACCCCTCCGGTGGCCGACCCGGGCGGTCAGGACACGTCGGCCGTGGTCCGGAAGGCGCGACGATAGGCGCTCGGGGTGGTCCCGACCAGATTGCGGAAATGGACCCGGAGATTGATGGCGCTGCCCAGACCGGTGCTGTCGGCGATCTGCCCGATACTGAGGGTGCTGCTCTCCAGCAGTTCGCGGGCGCGGTCGATGCGCGCGTGCAACAGCCACTGCAACGGGGTGTGCCCGGTTTCGGCGACGAAGCGGCGGGCGAAGGTGCGCGGCGCCATGGCGGCGTGGCGGGCCAGTTCGGGCACGCTGACGGGGCGGTCGAGGTGGGCCAGCGCCCAGGCGCGGACGCCGGACAGCGCGGCGTCGTCGTCGGCGGCGACCGGCGACGCGATGAACTGGGCCTGGCCGCCGTCCCGGTGGGGCGCGGCGACCACGTTGCGGGCGACCCGGTTGGCTGCCGCGGCGCCGTGGTCGCGCCGCACCAGGTACAGGCACAGGTCGATGCCGGCGGAGACGCCGGCGGAGGTGAGCAGTTGCCCCTCGTCGACGTAGAGCACGTGCGGGTCGACGGTGATCCGGGGATATCGTCGCGCCAGCTCGGCGGCCCGGCTCCAGTGCGTGGTGGCCCGCCGTCCGTCCAGGAGCCCGGCGGCGGCGAGGGCGAAGGCCCCGGAGCAGATGGAGACCACCCGGCCGCCGCGGGCGTGCACCTGCGTGATCGTGTCGAGCACCTGGTCCGGCAGGTCGCCGCCCGCGCCGGTGTAGCCGGGGACGATCAGCGTGTCGGCGCGGCGGGCGTCGTCGAGCGTCCCGGGCACCCGGATCGAGAAGCCGGTCGTGGTGGCGACCTCCGGATCTCGGCCGCAGACGGTCAACCGGTACGGCAGATCCGGCTGCTCGCCGAAGATGCCGGCCGGAATGCTGAGGTCCAGGGGTACCACCCGGTCCAGCGCGAGCACCGCGACAGCATGTGTGACCATGGCAGGATCCTATCGAAGAGGGGCTTTCCAGCCACTCACCGTCGGGCCGCCGGTCCGGCCACGATGATTGCCATGACGACTCACCACCCCGTACCGGGGCAGGCCTCCGGCGTGCTCCTGCTGCCCGGCACCGAGCTGGCCACCGCGGCGCTCGCCCTCGTCGGCGACGCGGAATGCGCCGCGGTCGCCAACCACAGCGTCCGCAGCTACCTGTTCGCCCGGCTGCTCGCCGACCACCTCCAGGCCGTGCCGGGCGGTGACTACGACCCGGAACTGCTCTTCCTGGCGTGCGTGCTGCATGACATCGGCCTGTCCGAGCACGGCAACCGCCATCAGCGCTTCGAGGTGGACGGGGCGGACGTCGCCGCCGAGTTCCTGACCGCTCGCGGCCTGCCCGCCGCCGAGGTCGACGCGGTGTGGGAGGCCATCGCCCTGCACACCTCGCCGGGCATCGCCGAGCGCCGCGGTCTGCTGTGCCAGCTGGTCCGGCGCGGGGTGGGCGTGGACATCGGGTTCGACGCCGGATTCGTCGCCGAGGCGGACGCCGACCGGATCCACGCCGCCTACCCGCGGCTGGAGATGACCCGGTCGCTGGTCGATGTGATCGTGGGGCAGGCGCGGGAACGGCCGGAGAAGGCCCCCGCGTACTCGCTCGCCTGGCAGATGCTGCGCGAACGTGGCGCCGGGCATGTCACCGCCCTGGAGGCCGCGGCCACCGGGTCGCGCTGGGGCAGCTGAGGCACGCCGGATGCGAACGGGGCACGATGCCGGCGAAGCGCCCCGGGGCCGCCGCGGCAAGCCGTGACGGCCCCGGCCGGTGTCGCGGGTCAGCAGCCCTAGCCGGTCACCGGACGAGCTTGGCCGAGGGCGGGGTGAAGCCCAGTTCCGGTTGGTCCTCAAGGGCGTCCCGCAGGGTCTGTGCCACGGTGTACTTGGAGATCCTCGACCGGCCGGCCCCGACGTAGTGCTCCGGATTGTCCGGGTCGGCCACGAACGCGGACGCGGCCAGCTGCGGGGTGAAGCCGCTGAACCAGGCGGTCCGGTTGTTGTCGGTCGTGCCGCTCTTGCCGGCGACCGGGCGGCCGACGGTGGCGTACACCATCGGCGACGTGCCGCCGCCCCCGCACCCGCCGCGCGCCGCGCCGTACCCGGTCACGCAGCGCGCCGCGTCCGTCGCGGCCCGCGCGACGTTCCGGCTGAGCACCCGGTGGCAGCGGGGCGCGGCGACGAGCTTGCCCCGGTACGTCGCGTCGCTCCCGTCCGGCCTGCGGATCGCCAGGACGGGCAGCGGCTGACAGTACCGGCCCTCGGCGGCGACCGTCGCGAACACGTTGGCCATCTCCACCGGGGTGGCGTCGCTGACCCCGAGGGTGAACGCGCCCCATCCGGAGGCGTGTTCCGGCGTGGCCAGCTTCCGGTCCACCGGGGTACGCCACCTCAGTCCGAGCTTCTCGGCCATGGCGACCGCCTTCTCCGCGCCCACCCGCTGCTCGAGCTGCACGAAGTAGGTGTTCACCGACTTGCCGAACCCGCTCCACATGGTGTGTGTGCCGGTCATCGTCGGGCTGGAGTTCTTCGGGCACCAGTGCACGCCGCAGGTGGCCGGCCCGGGTGCGGTGATGTACTTCGAGACGTAGCGCTGCGGCGCGTAGAACGACGTGGAGAGCGGCATCCCGGCGTCCAGGGCGGCCAGCAGCGTGAAGATCTTGAAGGTGGAGCCGGCCTGGTACCCGGCCATCTCGCCGCCGCCGAGCAGCGGGTTCACCGTGTTCGGGTAGTTGCCGCGCACGTCGTCGCGCTGGGCCCGGTCGCTGTGCTTGCCGTTGTTCTCCTGCTGCAGCGAGTACCGCCGGTTCACCGCCATGCTGACGATCCGCCCGGTGCCCGGCTGGATCACCACCTGGCCGTGGGCGAACGGGCTCCTGCGCCGCTCCTTGT is a genomic window of Actinoplanes teichomyceticus ATCC 31121 containing:
- a CDS encoding cobyrinate a,c-diamide synthase, with product MSAPSSGHGKTAIAVGLLAAMAARGLPTAGFKVGPDHTDAAYLGLAAGRPGRNLDPRLVGAQRIAPLFGHGASGAQLSVIEGAMGLFDSLTWQPEVDGTAAVAATLRAPVALVVDVAAMGHSLAALVHGFRMFDEMVHLGGVILNRVASPRHEQMLRSALDDIGMPVLGALRRGDLPNVLPSRAHGLVPVAHRTVEAGRAVRRLGEAVAQALDLDRLMALATSAPPLPGPLWTPAEAAGEPAELRPVVALAGGPGAPYTYVETAELLTAAGADVVVVDPLRDESLPPGTRALIVGSGLPEGYAEELSANHRLCSDVARFARDGWPVVAEGVALPWLGRELDGRPMCGVLDITGVTGEQTVAGYREATAPGTSVLAPAGARITGYKQHRAVVTPRAGAAPAWTWSGGNPEGFVWRQVHASQLGLHWAAAPEIAKRLVAAAITGPGKPGGHGPQPGGHGPQVDGHGVPVGGRGPQAGGHGSQSGGPTPQMPGAPAQPVPMRPPVSVSAQGMPGSEPAPAGYFDPEFTGHPAPEFAPAGYSGPGPVAAGAPGGGPAAAPSFGAVPGDGRGPGPVPPGMPGFDRVPMDAQGSGAVPGFGGVPMDAQGSGGVPGFGGVPVDAHGSGPLPGGAPGFDRVPMDAPGSGGVPGFGGVPADGHGPGPLPPGMSGGGARVTANGPTSGPMSGSVSGPIPGAVSGPLPDELPPADPAPTTGPVPGMFPPGVPAPGMGAPHSTAHGPMALPAGPGPGPASGNGPVHPRPGSNMPNVGPVHGSANPGPVHGPHGPGPAGRAHGAGPPQGPRGAGPGQAPHGMGPGQGPPGLGQGSPGVGAGHGTPGVGPAGHAVSGAGSAGHGMPGAGPAGSGTPGAGPGRDADDRPTSDIPVSS
- a CDS encoding TIGR03086 family metal-binding protein, with translation MAARLPLDLDPPVRQLRALLLGVDDRELIAPTPCPGWSVATLLDHLMSLAEAFTEAARRGADAGGDRPPRPPSAAHLSPHWRSRLPVRLEELATAWHAPVAWRGLARAGGITMPAPEMGVVAANELVMHGWDLARATGQDFAVDPRVLAALVPFLSAAPAEGTPGFLGPRVPIDPEEDEWPRALGLAGRDPAWRPPRSHDVPTVRRGSREQPPAARRA
- a CDS encoding GlxA family transcriptional regulator — translated: MVTHAVAVLALDRVVPLDLSIPAGIFGEQPDLPYRLTVCGRDPEVATTTGFSIRVPGTLDDARRADTLIVPGYTGAGGDLPDQVLDTITQVHARGGRVVSICSGAFALAAAGLLDGRRATTHWSRAAELARRYPRITVDPHVLYVDEGQLLTSAGVSAGIDLCLYLVRRDHGAAAANRVARNVVAAPHRDGGQAQFIASPVAADDDAALSGVRAWALAHLDRPVSVPELARHAAMAPRTFARRFVAETGHTPLQWLLHARIDRARELLESSTLSIGQIADSTGLGSAINLRVHFRNLVGTTPSAYRRAFRTTADVS
- a CDS encoding HD domain-containing protein, whose amino-acid sequence is MTTHHPVPGQASGVLLLPGTELATAALALVGDAECAAVANHSVRSYLFARLLADHLQAVPGGDYDPELLFLACVLHDIGLSEHGNRHQRFEVDGADVAAEFLTARGLPAAEVDAVWEAIALHTSPGIAERRGLLCQLVRRGVGVDIGFDAGFVAEADADRIHAAYPRLEMTRSLVDVIVGQARERPEKAPAYSLAWQMLRERGAGHVTALEAAATGSRWGS
- a CDS encoding transglycosylase domain-containing protein, whose protein sequence is MTDRHLTVAGRVALLIRAGLIAGLVVAGLSYPFTALAGMGVKAGSDALENMPERLAEAPAAQTTYIYARDGKTLLTMFYEEYRRQVALKDMSPYITQAIVASEDTRFYEHHGVDAKGVARAFVANQQAGGVSQGASTLTMQYVRMTLRDNARTPREALEATEQTAARKIREMRLAVEVEQRLSKQQILERYLNTAYYGHRAYGIYAASEVFFSKPPKELTLTEAALLAGLVKAPSAFDPATRDQAAAWERRNYVIDQMLKMGTITPAQAATAKRSRIALRLSAPPNDCVSVPAEHNDWGFFCDYFKSWWREQPAFGRTVQEREENLRRGGYRVVTSLDPRIQAAAMRHVLDKERRRSPFAHGQVVIQPGTGRIVSMAVNRRYSLQQENNGKHSDRAQRDDVRGNYPNTVNPLLGGGEMAGYQAGSTFKIFTLLAALDAGMPLSTSFYAPQRYVSKYITAPGPATCGVHWCPKNSSPTMTGTHTMWSGFGKSVNTYFVQLEQRVGAEKAVAMAEKLGLRWRTPVDRKLATPEHASGWGAFTLGVSDATPVEMANVFATVAAEGRYCQPLPVLAIRRPDGSDATYRGKLVAAPRCHRVLSRNVARAATDAARCVTGYGAARGGCGGGGTSPMVYATVGRPVAGKSGTTDNNRTAWFSGFTPQLAASAFVADPDNPEHYVGAGRSRISKYTVAQTLRDALEDQPELGFTPPSAKLVR